Proteins encoded in a region of the Pseudopipra pipra isolate bDixPip1 chromosome 18, bDixPip1.hap1, whole genome shotgun sequence genome:
- the TCHP gene encoding trichoplein keratin filament-binding protein isoform X3 yields the protein MWLLRGLSPERRAERRELEERNRQQWERTSRSFARAAVCCSRQARWSEPRVRPRSAVAERRERLEERRERLRRLLREEREALSAELRERRRGGMRSEGMRSEEPRDSREERGTKAESQLHKKHVIEAWGDQLTNKNKEEVTELEEKKRYENKYEMARREQLERVRQEEEKHQLEKKNQAEMLLQQIEELKLQEAETKKLKKEKENLLKQQWELENLEEERKQMEEHRRQKELGRFLRHQCGAQLKRRAQQIQEELETDRQILSALLERENENHLRQLGCREQGVADVAWMKRVIEEQLQLEKEREAELETLFTEEAKKVWEMMKEEWEREKVARDRLMNEVFAGRQRQIQEKIKLNRRAQEETLKYREQLIRELEEAKELSRREKEQEEELKTAHRQELEAQGTERRWQEEEEQWREEEKEERWARQRHKELVQQEGERRVYSYPKAPWT from the exons ATGTGGCTGCTGAGGGGCCTCAGCCCGGAGCGCCGGGCGGAGCGGCGGGAGCTGGAGGAGCGGAACCGGCAGCAGTGGGAGCGCACCAGCCGCTCCTTCGCCCGCGCCGCCGTGTGCTGCTCCCGGCAGGCGCGCTGGAGCGAGCCCCGCGTTCGCCCTCGCAG CGCGGTggcggagcggcgggagcggctggaggagcggcgggagcggctgCGGCGGCTGCTGCGCGAGGAGCGGGAGGCGCTGTCGGCGGAgctgcgggagcggcggcggggcgggatGCGGAGCGAGGGGATGCGGAGCGAGGAGCCGCGGGACAGCCGCGAGGAGCGCGGGACGAAG GCGGAGTCGCAGCTGCACAAGAAGCATGTGATAGAGGCCTGGGGTGATCAGctaacaaataaaaacaag GAAGAGGTGACTGAACTCGAAGAGAAGAAACGTTATGAAAACAAGTACGAAATGGCACGAAGGGAACAGCTGGAAAGGGTGAGACAAGAGGAAGAGAAGCATCAGCTGGAAAAGAAGAATCAAGCAGAGATGTTGCTGCAGCAGATAGAAGAACTGAAATTGCAGGAGGCAGAG acaaaaaagctgaaaaaagaaaaagagaatttattaaagcagcagtgggagctggagaacttggaagaagagaggaaacaaaTGGAAGAGCACCGAAGGCAGAAAGAGCTTGG tcGCTTTTTGAGGCATCAGTGTGGTGCCCAGTTAAAGAGACGAGCGCAGCAGATACAGGAGGAGCTG GAGACAGACAGGCAAATCTTATCAGCCCTCCTcgagagagaaaatgagaatcATCTCCGGCAGTTGGGGTGTcgggagcagggggtggcagACGTGGCCTGGATGAAGCGTGTCATCGAGGAACAGCTCCAgttggaaaaggagagggaggcagagctAGAGACTCTTTTTAC GGAAGAAGCTAAAAAAGTGTGGGAGATGATGAAAGAAGaatgggaaagggagaaggtgGCCAGAGATCGCCTGATGAATGAG GTCTTTGCAGGCAGACAGCGCCAGATCCAAGAGAAAATCAAGTTAAACAGACGTGCACAGGAAGAGACCCTGAAGTATCGAGAGCAGCTGATCAGAGAACTTGAAGAGGCAAAGGAACTCAGTCggagggagaaggagcaggaggaggaactgaAGACAGcccacaggcaggagctggaggcacAG GGGACAGAGCGCCGCTGgcaagaggaggaagagcagtggagggaggaggaaaaagaggagagatggGCCCGGCAGCGCCACAAGGAGCTTGTGCAGCAGGAGGGCGAGCGCAGG GTCTACAGTTACCCAAAGGCACCATGGACCTGA
- the TCHP gene encoding trichoplein keratin filament-binding protein isoform X2, with protein sequence MWLLRGLSPERRAERRELEERNRQQWERTSRSFARAAVCCSRQARWSEPRVRPRSAVAERRERLEERRERLRRLLREEREALSAELRERRRGGMRSEGMRSEEPRDSREERGTKVAEQLLQEHWKENSTELQEAESQLHKKHVIEAWGDQLTNKNKEEVTELEEKKRYENKYEMARREQLERVRQEEEKHQLEKKNQAEMLLQQIEELKLQEAETKKLKKEKENLLKQQWELENLEEERKQMEEHRRQKELGRFLRHQCGAQLKRRAQQIQEELETDRQILSALLERENENHLRQLGCREQGVADVAWMKRVIEEQLQLEKEREAELETLFTEEAKKVWEMMKEEWEREKVARDRLMNEVFAGRQRQIQEKIKLNRRAQEETLKYREQLIRELEEAKELSRREKEQEEELKTAHRQELEAQGTERRWQEEEEQWREEEKEERWARQRHKELVQQEGERRVYSYPKAPWT encoded by the exons ATGTGGCTGCTGAGGGGCCTCAGCCCGGAGCGCCGGGCGGAGCGGCGGGAGCTGGAGGAGCGGAACCGGCAGCAGTGGGAGCGCACCAGCCGCTCCTTCGCCCGCGCCGCCGTGTGCTGCTCCCGGCAGGCGCGCTGGAGCGAGCCCCGCGTTCGCCCTCGCAG CGCGGTggcggagcggcgggagcggctggaggagcggcgggagcggctgCGGCGGCTGCTGCGCGAGGAGCGGGAGGCGCTGTCGGCGGAgctgcgggagcggcggcggggcgggatGCGGAGCGAGGGGATGCGGAGCGAGGAGCCGCGGGACAGCCGCGAGGAGCGCGGGACGAAG gttgctgagcagctgctgcaagagcactggaaggaaaacagcacagagctccaggag GCGGAGTCGCAGCTGCACAAGAAGCATGTGATAGAGGCCTGGGGTGATCAGctaacaaataaaaacaag GAAGAGGTGACTGAACTCGAAGAGAAGAAACGTTATGAAAACAAGTACGAAATGGCACGAAGGGAACAGCTGGAAAGGGTGAGACAAGAGGAAGAGAAGCATCAGCTGGAAAAGAAGAATCAAGCAGAGATGTTGCTGCAGCAGATAGAAGAACTGAAATTGCAGGAGGCAGAG acaaaaaagctgaaaaaagaaaaagagaatttattaaagcagcagtgggagctggagaacttggaagaagagaggaaacaaaTGGAAGAGCACCGAAGGCAGAAAGAGCTTGG tcGCTTTTTGAGGCATCAGTGTGGTGCCCAGTTAAAGAGACGAGCGCAGCAGATACAGGAGGAGCTG GAGACAGACAGGCAAATCTTATCAGCCCTCCTcgagagagaaaatgagaatcATCTCCGGCAGTTGGGGTGTcgggagcagggggtggcagACGTGGCCTGGATGAAGCGTGTCATCGAGGAACAGCTCCAgttggaaaaggagagggaggcagagctAGAGACTCTTTTTAC GGAAGAAGCTAAAAAAGTGTGGGAGATGATGAAAGAAGaatgggaaagggagaaggtgGCCAGAGATCGCCTGATGAATGAG GTCTTTGCAGGCAGACAGCGCCAGATCCAAGAGAAAATCAAGTTAAACAGACGTGCACAGGAAGAGACCCTGAAGTATCGAGAGCAGCTGATCAGAGAACTTGAAGAGGCAAAGGAACTCAGTCggagggagaaggagcaggaggaggaactgaAGACAGcccacaggcaggagctggaggcacAG GGGACAGAGCGCCGCTGgcaagaggaggaagagcagtggagggaggaggaaaaagaggagagatggGCCCGGCAGCGCCACAAGGAGCTTGTGCAGCAGGAGGGCGAGCGCAGG GTCTACAGTTACCCAAAGGCACCATGGACCTGA
- the GLTP gene encoding glycolipid transfer protein yields MALLLEHEFKPLPADKQIETLPFLEAVAHLPPFFDCLGTPIVYSPVKADLTGNIKKIRAVYDSNPAKFKTLQNILEVEKELHGSAWPKIGATLALMWLKRGLKFILVLLQSISDGERDEEHPNLIRVNAMKAYEIALKKYHGWMLQKLFTGSVYALPYKSDLLKALEKGREVKEEESIEKIHQFLTRVTPILDAIYEMYTKMNAELSYKA; encoded by the exons ATGGCGCTTCTGCTGGAACATGAGTTCAAGCCGCTGCCGGCTGACAAGCAGATCGAGACCTTGCCCTTCCTGGAGGCCGTGGCGCACCTGCCGCCGTTCTTCG ATTGCCTGGGGACTCCCATCGTCTACTCGCCGGTCAAAGCAGACCTGACTGGAAATATCAAG AAAATCCGGGCTGTTTATGACTCCAACCCTGCCAAGTTCAAAACGCTGCAGAACATCCTGGAGGTGGAGAAGGAGCTGCACGGCTCAGCCTGGCCCAAGATAGGCGCGACGCTGGCGCTGATGTGGTTGAAAAG GGGCCTGAAATTCATACTGGTGTTGCTGCAGAGCATCTCCGATGGCGAGCGGGATGAGGAGCATCCCAACCTCATCCGAGTGAACGCCATGAAGGCTTATGAGATCGCACTGAAGAAATACCATGGCTGGATGCTGCAGAAGCTCTTCACG GGTTCAGTCTACGCTCTTCCCTACAAATCCGATCTGCTGAAGGCCTTGGAGAAGGGTAGAGAAgtaaaggaggaggaaagcatAGAAAAAATCCATCAGTTTCTCACGAGGGTCACCCCAATCCTGGATGCAATTTATGAGATGTACACGAAGATGAATGCCGAGCTGAGCTACAAAGCCTAA
- the TRPV4 gene encoding transient receptor potential cation channel subfamily V member 4 isoform X2 yields MADPEDPPRVVVGDGGEGAGEDGSLQNDSFPLSSLANLFESEDTPTPAEAARGPPGAGDGKQNLRMKFHGAFRKGAPKPMELLEATIYESPVVPAPKKAPMDSLFDYGTYRQHPSENKRWRRRVAEKQAPAKGPAPNPPPVLKVFNRPILFDIVSRGSPAGLDGLLSFLLTHKKRLTDEEFREPSTGKTCLPKALLNLSGGKNDTIPLLLDIAEKTGNMREFINSPFRDVYYRGQTALHIAIERRCKHYVELLVEKGADVHAQARGRFFQPKDEGGYFYFGELPLSLAACTNQPHIVHYLTENGHKQADLRRQDSRGNTVLHALVAIADNTRENTKFVTKMYDLLLVKCAKLFPDTNLEALLNNDGLSPLMMAAKTGKIGIFQHIIRREITDEDARHLSRKFKDWAYGPVYSSLYDLSSLDTCGEEVSVLEILVYNSKIENRHEMLAVEPINELLRDKWRKFGAVSFYISVVSYLSAMIIFTLVAYYRPMEGPPPYPYTTTADYLRLAGEIITLLTGILFFCTNIKDLFMKKCPGVNSFFIDGSFQLLYFIYSVLVIVTAGLYLGGIEAYLAVMVFALVLGWMNALYFTRGLKLTGTYSIMIQKILFKDLFRFLLVYLLFMIGYASALVSLLNPCPSSESCSEKSNCTVPTYPSCRDSQTFSTFLLDLFKLTIGMGDLEMLESAKYPGVFIILLVTYIILTFVLLLNMLIALMGETVGQVSKESKHIWKLQWATTILDIERSFPVFLRKAFRSGEMVTVGKGTDGTPDRRWCFRVDEVNWSHWNQNLGIISEDPGKNDTYQYYGFSHTMGRLRRDRWSTVVPRVVELNKSCQPEEVVVPLGTMGTAEPRERRHGQAPSSLL; encoded by the exons ATGGCAGACCCCGAGGACCCTCCGCGCGTTGTTGTGGGCGATGGCGGGGAGGGCGCGGGGGAGGACGGCTCCCTCCAGAACGACTCTTTCCCGCTCTCCTCGCTGGCCAACTTGTTCGAGAGCGAGGACACCCCGACCCCCGCCGAGGCAGCGCGGGGACCCCCCGGCGCCGGGGATGGAAAGCAAAACCTCCGCATGAAATTCCACGGGGCCTTTCGGAAAGGCGCCCCGAagcccatggagctgctggaggccaCCATCTACGAGTCCCCCGTGGTCCCCGCGCCCAAGAAAGCCCCCATGGACTCCCTCTTCGACTACGGTACCTACCGCCAACACCCCAGCGAGAACAAGCGCTGGCGCAGGAGGGTCGCGGA GAAGCAGGCGCCGGCAAAGGGACCGGCTCCCAACCCGCCCCCCGTCCTTAAAGTCTTCAACAGACCCATTCTCTTCGACATCGTTTCCCGGGGGTCCCCGGCCGGCCTGGACGggctcctctccttcctcctcacccacAAGAAGCGCCTCACAGATGAGGAGTTCCGAG AGCCCTCCACGGGGAAGACCTGCCTGCCCAAGGCGCTGCTCAACCTGAGCGGGGGCAAGAACGACaccatccccctcctcctcgACATCGCCGAGAAGACGGGCAACATGAGGGAGTTCATTAACTCGCCCTTCAGGGACGTCTATTACCGAG GTCAGACAGCCCTGCACATCGCCATCGAGCGCCGCTGCAAGCACtacgtggagctgctggtggagaAGGGAGCGGACGTCCACGCCCAAGCCCGCGGCCGCTTCTTCCAGCCTAAGGATGAGGGCGGATACTTCTACTTCg GCGAGCTGCCCCTCTCTCTGGCCGCCTGCACCAACCAGCCCCACATCGTGCACTACCTGACGGAGAACGGGCACAAGCAGGCGGACCTGCGGCGCCAGGACTCCCGCGGCAACACGGTGCTGCACGCCCTGGTGGCCATCGCCGACAACACCCGCGAAAACACCAAGTTCGTCACCAAGATGTACGACCTGCTCCTCGTAAAGTGCGCCAAGCTCTTCCCCGACACCAATCTGGAGGCGCTGCTCAACAACGACGGCCTGTCCCCGCTCATGATGGCAGCCAAGACCGGCAAGATCGGG ATCTTCCAGCACATCATCCGGCGGGAGATCACGGACGAGGACGCCCGGCACCTCTCACGGAAGTTCAAGGACTGGGCGTACGGCCCCGTCTACTCCTCCCTCTATGACCTCTCCTCGCTGGACACCTGTGGGGAGGAGGTGTCTGTGCTGGAGATCCTTGTCTATAACAGCAAGATTGAG AACCGCCACGAGATGTTGGCTGTGGAGCCCATCAATGAGCTGCTGCGCGACAAGTGGCGCAAGTTTGGGGCTGTCTCCTTCTACATCAGCGTGGTCTCCTACCTCAGTGCCATGATCATCTTCACCCTCGTCGCCTACTACCGCCCCATGGAAGGGCCT cccccctaCCCATACACCACCACTGCCGACTACCTGCGCCTGGCCGGGGAGATCATCACCCTCCTCACTGGAATCCTCTTCTTCTGCACAAAC ATCAAAGACCTGTTCATGAAGAAGTGCCCAGGTGTGAACTCCTTCTTCATAGATGGCTCCTTCCAGCTGCTCTA CTTCATCTACTCGGTGCTGGTGATTGTCACGGCGGGGCTGTACCTGGGTGGCATCGAGGCGTACCTAGCTGTCATGGTCTTCGCGCTGGTCCTGGGCTGGATGAACGCCCTGTACTTCACCCGTGGGCTCAAGCTGACAGGGACCTACAGCATCATGATCCAGAAG ATCCTCTTCAAAGACCTGTTCCGCTTCCTTCTGGTCTACTTACTCTTCATGATCGGCTATGCATCAG ccctggtgtCCCTCCTGAACCCGTGTCCCAGCAGCGAGTCCTGCAGCGAGAAGTCCAACTGCACAGTGCCCACCTACCCATCCTGCCGGGACAGCCAGACCTTCAGCACCTTCCTGCTGGACCTCTTCAAGCTCACCATCGGCATGGGTGACCTGGAGATGCTTGAGAGTGCCAAGTACCCCGGTGTCTTCATCATCCTCCTCGTCACCTACATCATCCTCACCTTCGTGCTCCTCCTCAACATGCTCATCGCCCTCATGGGCGAGACCGTGGGCCAAGTCTCCAAGGAGAGCAAGCACATATGGAAGCTGCAG TGGGCCACCACCATCCTGGACATTGAGCGCTCCTTCCCAGTGTTCCTGCGGAAAGCCTTCCGCTCAGGGGAGATGGTCACCGTGGGGAAGGGCACGGACGGGACACCGGACCGCCGCTGGTGCTTCAG GGTGGACGAGGTGAACTGGTCTCACTGGAACCAGAATCTGGGCATCATCAGTGAGGATCCGGGCAAGAATGACACATACCAGTACTACGGCTTCTCCCACACCATGGGCCGGCTACGGAGAG ATCGCTGGTCGACCGTGGTGCCGCGCGTGGTGGAGCTCAACAAGAGCTGCCAGCCGGAGGAGGTGGTGGTGCCGCTGGGGACCATGGGCACGGCGGAGCCGCGGGAGCGGCGGCACGGCCAGGCCCCGAGCTCCCTGCTCTAG
- the TRPV4 gene encoding transient receptor potential cation channel subfamily V member 4 isoform X1 has protein sequence MTRFPLLFLSRDPRGGLSSPEAGAVRSPNAAGICRSPTLLKEPGVTATQAGHSCPSRGSGTMADPEDPPRVVVGDGGEGAGEDGSLQNDSFPLSSLANLFESEDTPTPAEAARGPPGAGDGKQNLRMKFHGAFRKGAPKPMELLEATIYESPVVPAPKKAPMDSLFDYGTYRQHPSENKRWRRRVAEKQAPAKGPAPNPPPVLKVFNRPILFDIVSRGSPAGLDGLLSFLLTHKKRLTDEEFREPSTGKTCLPKALLNLSGGKNDTIPLLLDIAEKTGNMREFINSPFRDVYYRGQTALHIAIERRCKHYVELLVEKGADVHAQARGRFFQPKDEGGYFYFGELPLSLAACTNQPHIVHYLTENGHKQADLRRQDSRGNTVLHALVAIADNTRENTKFVTKMYDLLLVKCAKLFPDTNLEALLNNDGLSPLMMAAKTGKIGIFQHIIRREITDEDARHLSRKFKDWAYGPVYSSLYDLSSLDTCGEEVSVLEILVYNSKIENRHEMLAVEPINELLRDKWRKFGAVSFYISVVSYLSAMIIFTLVAYYRPMEGPPPYPYTTTADYLRLAGEIITLLTGILFFCTNIKDLFMKKCPGVNSFFIDGSFQLLYFIYSVLVIVTAGLYLGGIEAYLAVMVFALVLGWMNALYFTRGLKLTGTYSIMIQKILFKDLFRFLLVYLLFMIGYASALVSLLNPCPSSESCSEKSNCTVPTYPSCRDSQTFSTFLLDLFKLTIGMGDLEMLESAKYPGVFIILLVTYIILTFVLLLNMLIALMGETVGQVSKESKHIWKLQWATTILDIERSFPVFLRKAFRSGEMVTVGKGTDGTPDRRWCFRVDEVNWSHWNQNLGIISEDPGKNDTYQYYGFSHTMGRLRRDRWSTVVPRVVELNKSCQPEEVVVPLGTMGTAEPRERRHGQAPSSLL, from the exons ATGACACGTTTCCCGCTACTTTTTCTGTCCCGGGACCCGCGGGGAGGGCTGAGTTCGCcggaggcaggagctgtgcgGAGCCCTAACGCTGCCGGGATTTGCCG GTCTCCTACTCTCTTGAAGGAGCCGGGGGTCACAGCCACCCAGGCAGGTCACTCGTGCCCGTCCCGCGGTTCGGGGACCATGGCAGACCCCGAGGACCCTCCGCGCGTTGTTGTGGGCGATGGCGGGGAGGGCGCGGGGGAGGACGGCTCCCTCCAGAACGACTCTTTCCCGCTCTCCTCGCTGGCCAACTTGTTCGAGAGCGAGGACACCCCGACCCCCGCCGAGGCAGCGCGGGGACCCCCCGGCGCCGGGGATGGAAAGCAAAACCTCCGCATGAAATTCCACGGGGCCTTTCGGAAAGGCGCCCCGAagcccatggagctgctggaggccaCCATCTACGAGTCCCCCGTGGTCCCCGCGCCCAAGAAAGCCCCCATGGACTCCCTCTTCGACTACGGTACCTACCGCCAACACCCCAGCGAGAACAAGCGCTGGCGCAGGAGGGTCGCGGA GAAGCAGGCGCCGGCAAAGGGACCGGCTCCCAACCCGCCCCCCGTCCTTAAAGTCTTCAACAGACCCATTCTCTTCGACATCGTTTCCCGGGGGTCCCCGGCCGGCCTGGACGggctcctctccttcctcctcacccacAAGAAGCGCCTCACAGATGAGGAGTTCCGAG AGCCCTCCACGGGGAAGACCTGCCTGCCCAAGGCGCTGCTCAACCTGAGCGGGGGCAAGAACGACaccatccccctcctcctcgACATCGCCGAGAAGACGGGCAACATGAGGGAGTTCATTAACTCGCCCTTCAGGGACGTCTATTACCGAG GTCAGACAGCCCTGCACATCGCCATCGAGCGCCGCTGCAAGCACtacgtggagctgctggtggagaAGGGAGCGGACGTCCACGCCCAAGCCCGCGGCCGCTTCTTCCAGCCTAAGGATGAGGGCGGATACTTCTACTTCg GCGAGCTGCCCCTCTCTCTGGCCGCCTGCACCAACCAGCCCCACATCGTGCACTACCTGACGGAGAACGGGCACAAGCAGGCGGACCTGCGGCGCCAGGACTCCCGCGGCAACACGGTGCTGCACGCCCTGGTGGCCATCGCCGACAACACCCGCGAAAACACCAAGTTCGTCACCAAGATGTACGACCTGCTCCTCGTAAAGTGCGCCAAGCTCTTCCCCGACACCAATCTGGAGGCGCTGCTCAACAACGACGGCCTGTCCCCGCTCATGATGGCAGCCAAGACCGGCAAGATCGGG ATCTTCCAGCACATCATCCGGCGGGAGATCACGGACGAGGACGCCCGGCACCTCTCACGGAAGTTCAAGGACTGGGCGTACGGCCCCGTCTACTCCTCCCTCTATGACCTCTCCTCGCTGGACACCTGTGGGGAGGAGGTGTCTGTGCTGGAGATCCTTGTCTATAACAGCAAGATTGAG AACCGCCACGAGATGTTGGCTGTGGAGCCCATCAATGAGCTGCTGCGCGACAAGTGGCGCAAGTTTGGGGCTGTCTCCTTCTACATCAGCGTGGTCTCCTACCTCAGTGCCATGATCATCTTCACCCTCGTCGCCTACTACCGCCCCATGGAAGGGCCT cccccctaCCCATACACCACCACTGCCGACTACCTGCGCCTGGCCGGGGAGATCATCACCCTCCTCACTGGAATCCTCTTCTTCTGCACAAAC ATCAAAGACCTGTTCATGAAGAAGTGCCCAGGTGTGAACTCCTTCTTCATAGATGGCTCCTTCCAGCTGCTCTA CTTCATCTACTCGGTGCTGGTGATTGTCACGGCGGGGCTGTACCTGGGTGGCATCGAGGCGTACCTAGCTGTCATGGTCTTCGCGCTGGTCCTGGGCTGGATGAACGCCCTGTACTTCACCCGTGGGCTCAAGCTGACAGGGACCTACAGCATCATGATCCAGAAG ATCCTCTTCAAAGACCTGTTCCGCTTCCTTCTGGTCTACTTACTCTTCATGATCGGCTATGCATCAG ccctggtgtCCCTCCTGAACCCGTGTCCCAGCAGCGAGTCCTGCAGCGAGAAGTCCAACTGCACAGTGCCCACCTACCCATCCTGCCGGGACAGCCAGACCTTCAGCACCTTCCTGCTGGACCTCTTCAAGCTCACCATCGGCATGGGTGACCTGGAGATGCTTGAGAGTGCCAAGTACCCCGGTGTCTTCATCATCCTCCTCGTCACCTACATCATCCTCACCTTCGTGCTCCTCCTCAACATGCTCATCGCCCTCATGGGCGAGACCGTGGGCCAAGTCTCCAAGGAGAGCAAGCACATATGGAAGCTGCAG TGGGCCACCACCATCCTGGACATTGAGCGCTCCTTCCCAGTGTTCCTGCGGAAAGCCTTCCGCTCAGGGGAGATGGTCACCGTGGGGAAGGGCACGGACGGGACACCGGACCGCCGCTGGTGCTTCAG GGTGGACGAGGTGAACTGGTCTCACTGGAACCAGAATCTGGGCATCATCAGTGAGGATCCGGGCAAGAATGACACATACCAGTACTACGGCTTCTCCCACACCATGGGCCGGCTACGGAGAG ATCGCTGGTCGACCGTGGTGCCGCGCGTGGTGGAGCTCAACAAGAGCTGCCAGCCGGAGGAGGTGGTGGTGCCGCTGGGGACCATGGGCACGGCGGAGCCGCGGGAGCGGCGGCACGGCCAGGCCCCGAGCTCCCTGCTCTAG
- the TCHP gene encoding trichoplein keratin filament-binding protein isoform X1 yields MSPFFHPRLPPSPPLSIPSPSLRPRLSPSPVPPSVPASLPFRGARLAASLGAARSAGRVAEAAGGDVAAEGPQPGAPGGAAGAGGAEPAAVGAHQPLLRPRRRVLLPAGALERAPRSPSQVAEQLLQEHWKENSTELQEAESQLHKKHVIEAWGDQLTNKNKEEVTELEEKKRYENKYEMARREQLERVRQEEEKHQLEKKNQAEMLLQQIEELKLQEAETKKLKKEKENLLKQQWELENLEEERKQMEEHRRQKELGRFLRHQCGAQLKRRAQQIQEELETDRQILSALLERENENHLRQLGCREQGVADVAWMKRVIEEQLQLEKEREAELETLFTEEAKKVWEMMKEEWEREKVARDRLMNEVFAGRQRQIQEKIKLNRRAQEETLKYREQLIRELEEAKELSRREKEQEEELKTAHRQELEAQGTERRWQEEEEQWREEEKEERWARQRHKELVQQEGERRVYSYPKAPWT; encoded by the exons ATGTCCCCGTTCTTCCACCCTCGCCTCCCTCCGTCCCCGCCTCTCTccatccccagtccctccctccGTCCCCGCCTCTCTccatccccagtccctccctccGTCCCCGCCTCCCTCCCGTTCCGCGGAGCCCGTCTCGCCGCGTCCCTCGGCGCTGCCCGTAGCGCCGGGCGCGTTGCCGAGGCAGCGGGCGGCGATGTGGCTGCTGAGGGGCCTCAGCCCGGAGCGCCGGGCGGAGCGGCGGGAGCTGGAGGAGCGGAACCGGCAGCAGTGGGAGCGCACCAGCCGCTCCTTCGCCCGCGCCGCCGTGTGCTGCTCCCGGCAGGCGCGCTGGAGCGAGCCCCGCGTTCGCCCTCGCAG gttgctgagcagctgctgcaagagcactggaaggaaaacagcacagagctccaggag GCGGAGTCGCAGCTGCACAAGAAGCATGTGATAGAGGCCTGGGGTGATCAGctaacaaataaaaacaag GAAGAGGTGACTGAACTCGAAGAGAAGAAACGTTATGAAAACAAGTACGAAATGGCACGAAGGGAACAGCTGGAAAGGGTGAGACAAGAGGAAGAGAAGCATCAGCTGGAAAAGAAGAATCAAGCAGAGATGTTGCTGCAGCAGATAGAAGAACTGAAATTGCAGGAGGCAGAG acaaaaaagctgaaaaaagaaaaagagaatttattaaagcagcagtgggagctggagaacttggaagaagagaggaaacaaaTGGAAGAGCACCGAAGGCAGAAAGAGCTTGG tcGCTTTTTGAGGCATCAGTGTGGTGCCCAGTTAAAGAGACGAGCGCAGCAGATACAGGAGGAGCTG GAGACAGACAGGCAAATCTTATCAGCCCTCCTcgagagagaaaatgagaatcATCTCCGGCAGTTGGGGTGTcgggagcagggggtggcagACGTGGCCTGGATGAAGCGTGTCATCGAGGAACAGCTCCAgttggaaaaggagagggaggcagagctAGAGACTCTTTTTAC GGAAGAAGCTAAAAAAGTGTGGGAGATGATGAAAGAAGaatgggaaagggagaaggtgGCCAGAGATCGCCTGATGAATGAG GTCTTTGCAGGCAGACAGCGCCAGATCCAAGAGAAAATCAAGTTAAACAGACGTGCACAGGAAGAGACCCTGAAGTATCGAGAGCAGCTGATCAGAGAACTTGAAGAGGCAAAGGAACTCAGTCggagggagaaggagcaggaggaggaactgaAGACAGcccacaggcaggagctggaggcacAG GGGACAGAGCGCCGCTGgcaagaggaggaagagcagtggagggaggaggaaaaagaggagagatggGCCCGGCAGCGCCACAAGGAGCTTGTGCAGCAGGAGGGCGAGCGCAGG GTCTACAGTTACCCAAAGGCACCATGGACCTGA